In Tetrapisispora phaffii CBS 4417 chromosome 6, complete genome, a single genomic region encodes these proteins:
- the CYC7 gene encoding cytochrome c isoform 2 (similar to Saccharomyces cerevisiae CYC7 (YEL039C) and CYC1 (YJR048W); ancestral locus Anc_1.482) has translation MAYEKGSEKKGATLFKTRCLQCHTVEEGGPNKVGPNLHGIFGRHSGQAPGFSYTDANIKKNVLWDENNMSEYLTNPKKYIPGTKMAFGGLKKEKDRNDLITYLVKATK, from the coding sequence ATGGCTTACGAAAAAGGTTCCGAAAAGAAAGGTGCTACTCTGTTCAAAACCAGATGTCTACAATGTCACACCGTTGAGGAAGGTGGTCCAAACAAGGTTGGTCCAAATTTGCACGGTATCTTCGGTAGACACTCTGGTCAAGCTCCAGGTTTCTCCTACACCGATGCAAACATCAAGAAAAATGTCTTATGGGATGAGAATAACATGTCTGAATACTTAACTAATCCAAAGAAATACATTCCAGGTACAAAGATGGCTTTCGGTGGTTTGAAGAAGGAAAAGGACAGAAACGATTTAATCACTTACTTAGTTAAGGCAACTAAATAG